One Anaeromyxobacter diazotrophicus genomic region harbors:
- a CDS encoding fatty acid desaturase family protein, whose product MPAPASAPAPPSEGAAFVRQAYALVADLAAPRPGVYYADLLLSSLVGWAALVLGARAWPAAGAWVLLAVSALALYRAGSFIHELTHLRRGAVAGLSPVWNALVGVPLLLPSFLYVGVHGVHHAKPHYGTVRDPEYLRLTGWPRWKILLWVAQGALLPVALGLRFLLLAPLSLVHPRLRRLVWEKASSLSVNPAFSRAPPPASLRAGFAAQEALCAGWAWAVVLLAALGALPARYPLAAAVVAGAVGLLNQLRTAVAHRFANDGRTLDMEAQFLDSVNVPGSPLATALWAPVGLRYHALHHLLPGLPYHALGAAHRRLAAGLPPASPYLRACEPSLAAAYRRLGRPVG is encoded by the coding sequence ATGCCCGCGCCCGCCTCCGCGCCCGCGCCGCCCTCGGAAGGCGCCGCGTTCGTCCGTCAGGCGTACGCCCTCGTCGCCGACCTCGCGGCTCCGCGCCCCGGCGTCTACTACGCCGACCTCCTGCTGAGCTCCCTCGTGGGTTGGGCCGCGCTGGTGCTCGGCGCCCGCGCCTGGCCGGCGGCGGGCGCCTGGGTGCTCCTCGCCGTCTCGGCGCTCGCCCTCTACCGCGCCGGGAGCTTCATCCACGAGCTCACCCACCTGCGCCGGGGCGCCGTGGCGGGGCTCTCGCCCGTCTGGAACGCGCTCGTCGGCGTCCCGCTCCTGCTGCCCTCCTTCCTCTACGTCGGGGTGCACGGGGTGCACCACGCCAAGCCGCACTACGGCACGGTGCGCGACCCCGAGTACCTGCGGCTGACGGGCTGGCCGCGCTGGAAGATCCTCCTGTGGGTGGCGCAGGGGGCGCTGCTGCCGGTGGCGCTGGGGCTGCGCTTCCTGCTGCTGGCGCCGCTGTCGCTCGTCCACCCGCGGCTGCGCAGGCTGGTCTGGGAGAAGGCCTCCTCGCTCAGCGTCAACCCGGCCTTCAGCCGCGCGCCGCCGCCGGCCTCGCTGCGCGCCGGCTTCGCGGCGCAGGAGGCGCTCTGCGCGGGCTGGGCGTGGGCGGTGGTGCTGCTCGCCGCGCTTGGCGCGCTGCCGGCGCGCTATCCGCTGGCGGCGGCGGTGGTGGCGGGGGCGGTGGGGCTCCTGAACCAGCTCCGGACCGCGGTGGCGCACCGCTTCGCGAACGACGGGCGCACGCTCGACATGGAGGCGCAGTTCCTCGACTCGGTCAACGTGCCGGGGAGCCCGCTCGCCACCGCGCTGTGGGCGCCGGTCGGGCTGCGCTACCACGCGCTGCACCACCTCTTGCCGGGGCTGCCCTACCACGCGCTGGGCGCGGCGCACCGGCGCCTCGCGGCGGGGCTCCCGCCGGCGTCGCCGTACCTTCGGGCGTGCGAGCCCAGCCTGGCGGCGGCGTACCGCCGCCTGGGCCGCCCGGTCGGCTAG